In Vibrio crassostreae, one DNA window encodes the following:
- a CDS encoding TRAP transporter permease, whose product MSDSLQQELKKFELPTRTDFPWVGKAITTMGVVLSLLHIWFNTLSTLPELWISATHFAGFAIICALWYPAHISLKKSKIALAVDIGIALAALACLIYIPFAEDALYERGVKFIASDWFFSILAITIVIELIRRTMGWFIPVLILVCLSYVVLWGQWTSGIFHFPGLSLETLLYRSFYSSEGMFGSISRISWTFVFMFILFGAFLVRSGVGDYIIDVSRAAAGKVIGGPGFIAVIGSGLMGSVSGSSVANTVSTGVISIPLMQKAGFPSRFAAGVEAAASTGGQLMPPVMGAGAFIMASYTQIPYVDIIAVSFVPALIYFLSVAFFVRIEAKRSGVQKVTSGCEPLLKVLLSGWHNLIPLAVLVTLLVKGFTPTYAAGISIISVVVASWFSKNHKMGPKAIIEALSQGAKNMATTAVLLVGIGLVINVISTTGIGNTFSLMINSWANGDLLVMIALIALASLILGMGLPVTAAYIVLGTLSAPALYKLIAESQLLDLLVSGQLPEQAKAIFMLAAPEKLELLNAPMALETAKELIALVPADFVETLLEQSLGLEAISLALLSAHLIIFWLSQDSNVTPPVCLTAFAAATIAKTPPMRTGLMAWKIAKGLYLVPLLIAYTNLVSWDVTSVLVTGGFAIIGTYAFIAAIEGYLESEINLVLRVVLIALGVALVWPDVSIVIRLVCVALFVGIFVYSGRKYDSNQVKKEQEREESKLPQTGSNAVAASL is encoded by the coding sequence ATGAGCGATTCGCTGCAGCAGGAACTGAAAAAATTTGAACTGCCGACCCGAACGGATTTTCCGTGGGTGGGCAAAGCGATAACGACAATGGGAGTAGTCCTCTCCCTATTACACATTTGGTTTAACACCTTATCTACTTTGCCAGAGCTTTGGATCTCGGCGACCCACTTTGCTGGCTTTGCGATCATTTGTGCACTTTGGTATCCCGCCCATATCTCGCTGAAAAAGAGCAAGATCGCTCTGGCGGTCGATATCGGAATCGCTTTGGCAGCTCTGGCTTGTCTTATCTACATCCCCTTTGCAGAAGATGCTTTGTATGAGCGAGGCGTGAAGTTTATCGCCAGTGATTGGTTCTTTTCTATCTTGGCCATTACCATCGTTATTGAGCTGATTCGACGCACCATGGGCTGGTTTATTCCGGTGCTTATCTTAGTGTGTTTGAGCTACGTAGTACTGTGGGGACAATGGACCAGCGGCATCTTCCATTTTCCGGGCTTGAGCCTTGAAACACTGCTTTACCGAAGCTTTTACTCATCAGAAGGGATGTTCGGTTCTATCTCAAGAATCAGCTGGACCTTCGTGTTCATGTTTATCCTATTTGGCGCATTCTTAGTGCGATCGGGCGTTGGTGATTACATTATTGATGTGTCTCGCGCCGCCGCGGGCAAAGTGATTGGTGGCCCTGGCTTTATTGCGGTGATTGGTTCTGGCTTGATGGGCTCAGTGTCCGGTTCGAGTGTGGCAAATACGGTTTCTACTGGCGTAATCAGTATTCCCTTGATGCAAAAAGCGGGTTTCCCTTCGCGCTTTGCCGCGGGTGTGGAAGCAGCTGCATCGACGGGTGGGCAGTTGATGCCACCTGTGATGGGCGCAGGTGCGTTTATCATGGCGTCTTACACGCAGATCCCTTATGTCGATATCATTGCGGTTTCCTTCGTTCCTGCGCTTATCTACTTTTTGTCGGTGGCCTTTTTCGTGCGTATTGAAGCAAAGCGTAGTGGTGTCCAAAAGGTCACTTCTGGCTGTGAACCGCTGTTGAAGGTATTACTGTCAGGTTGGCACAACCTGATCCCGTTAGCAGTGTTAGTGACTCTGTTAGTGAAGGGCTTTACGCCGACGTACGCTGCGGGTATCTCAATCATTTCGGTAGTTGTTGCTTCGTGGTTCTCCAAAAATCATAAAATGGGACCAAAGGCGATCATCGAAGCGCTTTCTCAAGGCGCGAAAAACATGGCGACTACGGCGGTGTTGTTGGTAGGTATTGGCCTCGTTATCAACGTGATCAGCACGACTGGTATTGGTAACACCTTCTCGTTGATGATCAATAGTTGGGCCAATGGTGACTTGTTGGTGATGATTGCCTTGATCGCGCTGGCATCTTTGATTCTCGGTATGGGCCTGCCCGTAACTGCGGCTTATATCGTGTTGGGTACTCTATCTGCTCCCGCTTTGTACAAGTTGATTGCTGAAAGCCAATTACTTGACCTGTTGGTTTCGGGTCAGTTACCTGAACAGGCGAAAGCGATCTTCATGTTGGCAGCGCCAGAAAAGCTGGAACTGCTTAATGCACCTATGGCTTTGGAAACCGCAAAAGAACTGATTGCGTTAGTGCCCGCTGATTTTGTGGAAACGCTGCTTGAACAAAGCTTAGGCTTGGAAGCGATCAGCCTTGCTCTGCTCTCTGCACACCTGATTATATTCTGGTTATCGCAAGATAGTAACGTGACGCCACCGGTTTGTTTAACCGCCTTTGCGGCAGCGACGATTGCTAAAACGCCGCCAATGAGAACGGGCTTAATGGCATGGAAGATCGCCAAAGGTTTGTATTTGGTGCCACTGCTTATCGCTTACACCAACTTGGTAAGTTGGGATGTGACCTCGGTTTTGGTTACCGGTGGCTTTGCTATTATCGGTACGTACGCGTTTATCGCAGCGATTGAGGGTTACCTAGAAAGTGAAATCAATCTCGTTCTTCGTGTTGTATTGATTGCATTGGGGGTCGCTTTGGTTTGGCCTGATGTGTCGATCGTGATCCGCTTGGTATGTGTGGCGCTGTTTGTTGGCATTTTTGTCTACAGCGGCCGCAAATACGATTCTAATCAAGTGAAAAAGGAACAAGAACGTGAGGAGTCAAAATTGCCTCAAACCGGGTCTAACGCTGTCGCGGCTTCCCTATAA
- a CDS encoding TAXI family TRAP transporter solute-binding subunit has translation MKYNKLVKTLAIAMASIGLISNASAQEDRSYILATASTGGTYYPVGVALATLSKVKLAPKQHFSLAAISSAGSGENVKLLNENEAQFAILQGLYGAWAWQGLGPYKKSGQQTQLRSVSMLWQNVEHFIVRSDLAKTGTVSDLENLNGKKFSIGKKNSGTENSGRQIMQGLSVDPEQFKLAFMGYGGSASALQNGTIDGMNTPAGVPVGAVTQAFAALGEDIQILSFTDTQIKQANGDYNIWTKYEIPANTYPGVDKPITTIAQPNFLAVREDISEEDVYQLTKAIYENLPFLQGIHKATKAMALDKGIAGLPVPLHPGAARYYKEMGIDIPSELIVN, from the coding sequence ATGAAATACAACAAGCTAGTTAAAACTTTAGCAATCGCAATGGCCTCTATCGGCCTTATCAGCAATGCCTCAGCTCAAGAGGATCGCAGCTACATTTTAGCGACGGCCTCAACGGGGGGGACTTACTATCCAGTGGGCGTCGCTTTGGCAACATTGAGTAAAGTTAAGCTTGCACCCAAGCAGCACTTCTCTTTGGCCGCGATCAGCTCTGCGGGATCGGGTGAAAACGTAAAACTGCTGAATGAGAACGAAGCACAGTTTGCCATTTTACAAGGTTTGTATGGCGCGTGGGCGTGGCAAGGGCTAGGTCCATATAAGAAATCAGGTCAACAAACACAGCTTCGTTCGGTGTCCATGTTATGGCAAAACGTAGAACACTTCATTGTGCGCTCTGACTTAGCCAAAACAGGCACTGTGAGCGACTTAGAGAACCTGAACGGTAAGAAATTCTCTATTGGTAAGAAAAACTCAGGTACCGAGAACTCGGGCCGTCAGATCATGCAAGGCCTGTCCGTAGACCCAGAACAATTTAAACTTGCCTTTATGGGGTACGGCGGCAGTGCGAGCGCACTACAGAATGGCACGATTGATGGCATGAACACGCCTGCAGGCGTACCTGTTGGCGCGGTGACTCAAGCGTTTGCAGCCTTGGGTGAAGACATTCAAATCCTGTCGTTTACCGATACTCAAATTAAACAAGCGAACGGTGATTACAATATTTGGACAAAATATGAAATCCCTGCAAATACTTACCCGGGTGTAGATAAGCCAATCACCACCATCGCTCAACCTAACTTCCTAGCGGTTCGTGAAGACATCTCTGAAGAAGACGTGTACCAGCTAACCAAGGCTATCTATGAAAACCTACCTTTCCTACAAGGTATCCACAAAGCAACCAAAGCAATGGCACTCGATAAAGGGATTGCAGGCCTTCCTGTTCCGCTTCACCCGGGCGCGGCTCGTTACTATAAAGAAATGGGTATCGATATCCCTTCTGAGTTGATCGTCAACTAG
- the lhgO gene encoding L-2-hydroxyglutarate oxidase has protein sequence MNSIYDYIIVGGGIVGVSTAWQLQQAHPDKSILLVEKERGFAQHQTGHNSGVIHAGVYYAPGSLKADFCKRGVERTIAFCSQHDIPVENCGKLLVATNEQEVKRMNALYQRCHDNDIDVDLLDQAQLKLAEPNITGLGAIYVKTTSIVDYKKVTEVMAQKFVEAGGKLSLGTEVIMADEQEDEVQLTCKVDGQTLQLNSRFLITCSGLMADRMTSMLGIETDFQIVPYRGEYYQLDAKHNQVVNHLIYPIPDPELPFLGVHLTRMIDGSVTVGPNAVQGWKREGYGKLNFSFKDTWQMLSFAGFWKVTANHLKTGLVEFKNSWWKPGYLKLVNKYCPSITVSDFKPYPAGIRAQAVLKDGTLVHDFLFAESPRSLHVCNAPSPAATSAMPIGEYICGKIMRKTAS, from the coding sequence ATGAACTCAATATACGACTATATTATCGTTGGTGGTGGCATTGTTGGCGTATCGACCGCATGGCAATTACAACAAGCTCACCCTGATAAAAGTATCCTTTTAGTCGAGAAGGAGCGCGGCTTTGCGCAGCACCAAACTGGCCACAACAGTGGTGTGATTCACGCAGGCGTTTACTACGCTCCAGGCAGTTTAAAGGCGGATTTCTGTAAGCGTGGCGTCGAGCGCACCATCGCCTTTTGTAGCCAACACGATATTCCCGTTGAAAACTGCGGTAAGTTGTTGGTCGCGACTAATGAGCAGGAAGTGAAGCGCATGAACGCGCTCTATCAGCGTTGCCACGATAACGACATTGATGTCGACCTCTTGGATCAAGCGCAGTTGAAACTTGCAGAGCCGAACATCACGGGCTTGGGCGCGATTTATGTCAAAACCACCAGTATCGTCGACTACAAAAAAGTCACCGAAGTGATGGCTCAAAAGTTTGTTGAAGCGGGTGGTAAGCTCAGCCTCGGCACGGAAGTGATTATGGCGGATGAGCAAGAAGATGAGGTGCAGTTAACGTGCAAAGTGGATGGGCAGACTCTACAGCTCAACAGTCGATTTTTGATCACTTGTTCTGGTTTGATGGCGGATAGAATGACCAGCATGCTTGGCATTGAAACCGACTTCCAAATCGTGCCTTATCGCGGTGAATACTATCAGCTTGATGCCAAACACAACCAAGTGGTGAATCACCTTATCTATCCAATCCCAGACCCAGAGTTGCCTTTCTTGGGCGTGCATTTAACACGCATGATTGATGGCTCGGTAACGGTAGGGCCAAACGCGGTTCAAGGTTGGAAGCGAGAAGGTTATGGCAAGCTTAACTTTAGTTTCAAGGACACTTGGCAAATGCTGAGCTTTGCGGGTTTTTGGAAGGTGACTGCGAATCACCTGAAAACTGGTTTGGTTGAGTTTAAGAACTCGTGGTGGAAACCGGGTTATCTAAAGTTGGTTAATAAGTACTGCCCAAGTATTACGGTGTCAGATTTCAAACCATACCCAGCAGGCATTCGTGCTCAAGCGGTACTGAAGGATGGCACCTTGGTTCATGATTTTCTGTTTGCTGAAAGCCCAAGAAGCTTGCATGTGTGTAATGCACCATCGCCTGCAGCGACTTCGGCAATGCCGATTGGCGAATACATTTGTGGCAAGATAATGCGTAAAACAGCCAGTTAA